A stretch of the Thermoanaerobaculia bacterium genome encodes the following:
- a CDS encoding glycogen debranching enzyme: protein MPNAFEYAYRLDGGPELLDPYARSLTGGEVWGDRSSEAAGWKFRRYRSLFQPVAALAPGVGRPPRPQIADSERVIYELHLRGFTRHPSSGVAHPGTYLGLIEKIPYLQSLGITTVELLPLLEFDETENFRRNPVTGERLLNYWGYSPVSFFAPKASYASDATPGAAQAELMTMIDALHAAGLEVVVDVVYNHTAEGGGGASDPLHSFRGLAEETYYLRDPATRRPLDVTGCGNTVNTNHPVVRRLILDSLRFWSEEIGVDGFRFDLASAFYRGLSGEKLTASPLAAEIAADPVLAGRLLIAEPWDVTGFTPPAGFPPPWREWNGAFRDDVRRWVRGDEVAPRTLELRLAGSPDLFPPPQSRAAAIDFVTCHDGFPLADLVSYSTKANRENGEEDRDGSSFNLSSNHGVEGETSAPEILATRHRQVANFLALLLLSRGTPMLLAGDERGRSQRGNNNAWCQDNEISWLDWNLAAGRREALVRGLLALRRELADLAFGEWSECAAFHPPAGPDAGRSERAVLLVTRDETGGRSVLLALNPGAAPVRFPLPRAAAGKPWRLAFDSFVEAAETHAPPAERPQFAPGTSELGVQPHSIRILLA from the coding sequence CTGCCGAACGCCTTCGAGTATGCCTACCGGTTGGATGGCGGTCCGGAGCTGCTCGACCCCTACGCCCGCAGCCTGACCGGCGGGGAGGTCTGGGGGGACCGGTCCTCGGAGGCTGCCGGCTGGAAGTTCCGCCGGTATCGCAGCCTCTTTCAACCGGTCGCGGCCTTGGCGCCGGGCGTCGGGCGACCGCCCCGGCCGCAGATCGCCGATTCCGAGCGCGTGATCTACGAGCTGCATCTGCGCGGATTCACGCGCCACCCTTCCTCGGGCGTGGCCCACCCTGGAACCTACCTCGGCCTGATCGAGAAGATCCCCTATCTGCAGTCGTTGGGTATCACCACAGTCGAGCTTCTGCCGCTCCTCGAGTTTGACGAGACGGAGAACTTCCGGCGCAATCCGGTGACCGGCGAGCGGCTGCTCAACTACTGGGGCTACTCGCCGGTCTCGTTCTTCGCCCCCAAGGCTTCCTACGCCTCGGATGCGACCCCGGGCGCGGCACAGGCGGAGCTCATGACGATGATCGACGCGCTCCATGCCGCGGGGCTCGAGGTCGTCGTCGATGTGGTCTACAACCACACGGCGGAGGGCGGCGGGGGAGCGTCCGATCCGCTGCACTCGTTCCGTGGCCTCGCGGAAGAGACCTACTACCTGCGTGATCCGGCGACCCGCCGGCCGCTCGACGTCACCGGCTGCGGCAACACGGTCAACACGAACCATCCGGTGGTCCGCCGTCTGATCCTCGACTCGCTGCGCTTCTGGTCGGAGGAGATCGGCGTGGACGGTTTCCGCTTCGACCTCGCCTCGGCCTTCTATCGCGGTCTCTCGGGAGAGAAGCTCACGGCCTCGCCGCTCGCCGCCGAGATCGCCGCTGATCCTGTGCTCGCCGGTCGCCTGCTGATCGCCGAGCCGTGGGACGTGACCGGCTTCACTCCGCCGGCGGGATTTCCGCCGCCGTGGCGAGAATGGAACGGCGCCTTTCGCGATGATGTGCGGCGATGGGTGCGTGGAGACGAGGTCGCGCCGCGCACGCTCGAGCTCCGCCTCGCGGGCAGCCCCGATCTCTTTCCGCCCCCGCAGTCGCGCGCGGCGGCGATCGACTTCGTCACCTGCCACGACGGTTTTCCGCTCGCCGACCTGGTCAGCTACTCGACCAAGGCGAACCGTGAGAACGGCGAAGAGGACCGCGACGGCTCGTCGTTCAACCTGTCGTCGAATCACGGCGTCGAGGGGGAGACGAGCGCGCCGGAGATCCTGGCGACGCGCCACCGCCAGGTCGCGAACTTCCTCGCCCTGCTCCTGCTCTCCCGCGGCACGCCGATGCTCCTTGCAGGGGACGAACGCGGCCGCAGCCAGCGCGGCAACAACAACGCCTGGTGCCAGGACAACGAGATCTCGTGGCTCGACTGGAATCTCGCGGCCGGTAGGCGGGAGGCGCTCGTCCGCGGCCTGCTCGCGCTGCGCCGCGAGCTCGCCGACCTCGCCTTCGGCGAATGGTCGGAGTGCGCGGCATTTCATCCGCCTGCCGGTCCCGACGCCGGCCGCTCCGAAAGGGCGGTCCTGCTGGTGACACGCGACGAGACCGGAGGCCGCTCCGTCCTGTTGGCGCTCAATCCGGGCGCGGCGCCCGTCCGGTTCCCGCTGCCGCGCGCTGCCGCCGGCAAGCCCTGGCGCCTCGCCTTCGACAGTTTCGTCGAGGCCGCCGAGACGCACGCGCCGCCCGCGGAGCGGCCCCAGTTCGCTCCCGGGACCTCCGAGCTCGGGGTGCAGCCGCACTCGATCCGGATCCTCCTCGCCTGA
- a CDS encoding thioredoxin family protein — MYRTARLAAFAALLLSVPISAVAIAASAAVPFIDDDYPKALAEARARNLPIFLEAWAPWCHSCRSMQAYVYTDAKLAPFAERFVWLAIDTEKPGNAATVAKFPVGAWPSMYVIDPRTETVTFRWTGSATIEQLVRFLEEARAPAAGKSLAPDAAAPGAAEAASLQGGLEEADRLYGAAAWDKAATAYAAVIGRAPTPWTPLPRVADAYLFSLQKADRGAECAGAARELLPRIAGTPSSASVAAVGLDCAVGLAATAPGRSAAIADLERAARAALDDPALGIADDDRSGLYISLIGAREDAKDEIGKKRLSGEWIALLERAAAQAPTPAARAVFDSHRLSAYLEIGEPQRAIAMLEASERDFPGDYNPPARLAVAYRAMKEFPRALAASDRALARAYGPRRLGILRTRAKIEDESGDRIAARATLDSTLAEARALPPGQVSERTLAAIRKELEALASAAPAPAP; from the coding sequence ATGTATCGCACTGCGCGTCTCGCCGCGTTCGCCGCCCTCCTCCTCTCGGTCCCGATCTCCGCTGTTGCCATCGCCGCCAGCGCCGCGGTGCCGTTCATCGACGACGACTATCCGAAAGCGCTCGCCGAGGCGCGCGCCCGGAATCTGCCGATCTTCCTCGAGGCCTGGGCTCCCTGGTGCCACAGCTGCCGCTCGATGCAGGCCTACGTCTACACGGATGCGAAGCTCGCGCCGTTCGCCGAACGCTTCGTCTGGCTGGCGATCGACACCGAAAAGCCGGGCAACGCCGCGACGGTCGCGAAGTTCCCGGTCGGAGCCTGGCCTTCGATGTACGTCATCGACCCGCGGACCGAGACCGTGACCTTCCGTTGGACCGGGAGCGCCACGATCGAGCAGCTCGTCCGTTTCCTCGAAGAGGCGCGGGCGCCGGCGGCCGGCAAGAGCCTGGCGCCGGATGCCGCAGCGCCGGGTGCCGCCGAAGCAGCGAGCCTGCAGGGAGGCCTCGAAGAGGCCGACCGGCTCTATGGCGCCGCCGCCTGGGACAAGGCGGCGACCGCCTACGCCGCGGTCATCGGGCGCGCCCCCACGCCGTGGACGCCGCTGCCGCGCGTCGCCGACGCCTATCTCTTTTCCCTGCAGAAGGCGGACCGGGGTGCGGAGTGCGCCGGCGCGGCGCGCGAGCTTCTGCCCCGGATCGCCGGCACGCCATCCTCGGCTTCGGTCGCGGCAGTCGGACTCGACTGCGCGGTCGGGCTCGCGGCGACCGCTCCCGGGCGCAGCGCGGCGATCGCCGACCTCGAGCGGGCCGCACGTGCGGCGCTCGACGATCCCGCTCTGGGTATCGCTGACGACGATCGCTCGGGCCTCTACATCTCGCTCATCGGCGCCCGCGAGGATGCCAAGGACGAGATCGGCAAGAAGCGACTGTCCGGAGAGTGGATCGCTCTGCTCGAGCGCGCCGCAGCCCAGGCACCGACTCCGGCGGCCCGCGCCGTCTTCGACTCGCATCGCCTCTCCGCCTACCTCGAGATCGGCGAGCCGCAGCGCGCCATTGCGATGCTCGAGGCCTCGGAGCGCGACTTCCCCGGCGACTACAACCCGCCCGCACGGCTCGCCGTGGCCTACCGCGCCATGAAGGAGTTCCCGCGCGCCCTCGCCGCGTCCGATCGCGCCCTGGCGAGAGCCTACGGCCCGCGCCGCCTCGGGATCCTGCGCACCCGCGCCAAGATCGAGGACGAGAGTGGGGACCGCATCGCGGCGCGCGCCACTCTCGACTCGACCCTGGCCGAGGCCCGGGCGCTGCCGCCCGGCCAGGTCTCCGAGCGCACGCTGGCGGCCATTCGCAAAGAGCTCGAAGCGCTCGCATCGGCCGCGCCGGCGCCCGCGCCCTAG